DNA from Rhipicephalus sanguineus isolate Rsan-2018 chromosome 11, BIME_Rsan_1.4, whole genome shotgun sequence:
tggaaataacagtactgtactgagtgagaaacactttACGTATCGTATGCTGCGATGCCaagtgcgtctgttcaagtggtctgcctccaacgcatctctcgttttgttgtgaagtcgagtcagaggaggcGACGGTgcatctacttagcttcgccgtcgttttgcaactgatttgaacgagttttggtaagacgcgcttatcaaacaaacgtgaactccttgaagtttgctgcactgacatgggacgctacatctgtgcgcagcggtgagtgcacgacgctttgctaaaactgtcaaatacaacctgtaaagctgcagcgtcgcagcaaaccaagagatctagcggtcttcagcctctttgaacaacaaaggcgctgctcgcaccccactacccacgcctcgcgaagaacgaaactgaaactgtagaaaaaagatctgtagacagttcgctagctaacgctatccaatccgaagcctgtacttcccatcattcccatggtggttgaacgatcgcagcgccagtttcctctctagggtattgtatgaaactctatggtacaCGTATTAGCCAGACATTTGTCAGCCTGTTAGAAAGGAAGATTAGGTTTTCAGATGGCATGCAGTCATCACTTGGCATCTTCAGGTCTTGCTTCTGATGCACCTTGTTTCACTGGTGTCTCTCTATCCATGTACATGTGCCTAGCTCTTTGTTACAGCACGACAAAGCCAAGGCACACAAATGAGGGGACACAGTGCTGTTTTTGCAGACACAAATTGTGATCAACGAAGTGAGTAAGCAGCGCTGTGTTCCATCAGTAATGTGCTTTAACTTTTTCCTTGTCTTTGTCGCACTGTAACaaaatgaaccagtaccaactagcccagctcacAGCACCTAGCGACTGGATAAAAATTCAGTTgctagtcagcgctcgtgtgtccgTTGTTCATTCTGTCCTTGTATGCTTTTGCAGCATTACAAGATGAATACTAGTGTTGCATTTCTGCGTGTTGTAAATTGTTATATGCATACACTACCGTTTTTTTTCCCTTGTATCTTGGCTTAACATTATCAAATTTTATGAACAAAAGCCATAGATTCCGACTACAGCAccagtgatgatgatgaaaacatcaGCCCGGACGATTTGGAAGTTATGGAAAGGACTGCCCCAGTGCGGCCATACAAGTACAAATACAAGTGAGCACTTCTGCATTCTCTGTTGTCATCTTGGGTGAGTTTGTGCGAAGTGTTAATTTTAGGTTATCCTCGGTAAGTTACAGAGGCAGTTTTAAATAATTTCTAGTGTCCACTCTGTAGACCAAATTAtcttaatttgttaattaagaATTGTCTTTATTATCAAATTATCTTAGTTACCAAATTATCTTAATTATCAAAGTTATCTTCCTACCTGCTTGTATTGAGTAGTAACTTCATTAGCACACAGCCAGCCTTGCGTTgcactaaggtgcgtatttgggccggttggtacatgttcaacgatacgagaaacagcgcgacacacgggacagtgaaagagacggaccaagcgctgacttacaaccctaagtcagcgcttggtccgtctctttcactttcccgtgtgtcgcgctgtttctcgtatcgttgcgCTGCACATTCCGAGCATCAGCTTCCTTCTTATTGCTGCTCTTTTTGCAGCAATGTGCTGTGTACTGCTTCTTCGTTTTTTCCTTAATTCATTTACTGAACAGAGAGCCAGTTTCCGCATACACGGCAGTCATTAAAGGGACCCagcaacattttttcagcatggccagaaaatgctgccaatcggtagtcgaggctcctgagaacacgtgactCAAATATTATCGCGCAGCacacagcctggaatttacaataaattttcGAAATTGGCTAGAAATCTCTCCTTCTTTTCTTGACAAataatgccataaacccaaatgaccacgccataaacACAGTTACTGTGGCCACCGCGTGCTTCCGATCACACTGAAACTAAGCTGCGTGTtcgaaaagaaataaaagagagtGCTCAAGATAATGACGCGTGCTAACGAACGGACACATCTTGCCCCCTCGTCACCACCCCCttcccccctgcgtagctttcagcgcactcgctggtacgaaagaagagagaaagggcttgaagcgtgcgacaaatccctgtaactccactcataCTTGGATTCTAAGAATTTTTGCTTCAGTCGATTCATGaagcagtaaactcctttaatgaagccattcgatgattacttgaaaatgtgttgcagggcccctttaggaaCTATCAAGGGCCAAACAATGCCCTGAAATGTCTGTCAACCAATTAGAGCCTATTTCCTAAGAACCATATGGTCTTTGAAGAAAAGGTGGAGCGATGTCCATGGTGGTTGAGTAGCGGCCTGACGTCATACTGCCTCGAGGCCCTTTTCCTTCCTCAGTGTTTGTATGGCTGCTTTTGGCAGTACTCTCAATGAGCAAATTTCAATGAgcgtgctaaacagctttgctcgttatccaccttcacagagtggattGGCTCCtctatcttttttattttttggtccAGGTCTGTTATCATGTAAGCCTAGAAAGCTATAGCTGTGTAAACTATGGCCTCTCAAAAGATAAACTCCCGTTGCAGGTGCCCCCTGTGTCCCAAGGCATTTGGCACAGCCCGAGACATGGGCATCCACGTGCGCCGACACGAGGGTTGCAAGCCATACACCTGCAAAGACTGTGACAAGGCCTTCTGCACTCCTTTTGAGCTGGACCAACACGCCCGCACGCACACGGGCGAGCGTCCTTACAAGTGTCCCACGTGTGCATGTGCATTTGCCACGTTGTCCACAATGCACCGACATGCCAACGCACACCGCAAGGCCAACTCTGTGATGTACCGCTGCAGCGTGTGCCCCTCGATTTTCCGGTATGCCACCTCGTGCACCGCGCACGAGCGAACTCATCGAGAGGACTGCAGGCACCGGTGCAAAACGTGCGGCCGAGTCTTCCCGCAGGCTTTCAATCTGAAGCGTCACATGAGGCTGCACGACAGCAATAAGACCCACTCCTGTGACACGTGCGAACGCTCCTTCTACAACAAGGAACACCTCGACGCGCATGTGCAAAGCTGCGGCAAGTTTCGTAAATGTGAAGTCTGCGGGAAGGGATTTCGAGAAGAGGCCCAATTGGAAGCGCACATTGCCAGCCAGCATGACTTGGCAACCGAGCTGTCCGAGGAAGACGGAGAGTCCGCAGCTTGTGTGGGTGACTCGACGTTCGAGCAGGAACAGGCGGACGACCAGTCGAGCAGCGAAGATGGTAGTGGTTCGAATGACACGCTCAGCGACGACCAAATAAGAGCAAAGTCGGGGTGGAGCATTCGCCTGAGGGCACGTGGCAGAACAAACGCCCCAAGGCCCCCGCAAGACCCCGTCAACGCAACTGCGGAAATGGCACGATGCCCTCACAAGACACGCAATGTAGCAGCGCGAGGAATACTTCTTCGCTACCACAAAAGCATGTCACCGGGAAATGTGGGACAGATGAGGCAAGCGAGGACACTGGCGAAGCTACAGACAGCACCCAAGAAACAAGCAGACCTGTCTATCAGTGCCCGGACTGCGACAGTCTATTTAAGGAGTGGAGTGCCTTGAAAGCCCATGCAGCGGTTCGACACGAGCTCGTTCTCTCGTCCTGTTCGTTCCAATTTGCGTGCCACATCTGTGATAAAAGCTTCAAGCAGAACAGCAACTTGAAGACCCACTTGAAATCACACGACCGGGTGGTCCAGTTTGAGTGCGACATCTGTGGCCTGGGCTTCACCTTGAAGCATCACTACAAACGGCACAGAAGCAACAAACATTACAAAGACTGAGTGCAACAACAGCCCGCTGGGAATGCAAGTTTATCCCGACGCATGTCAATTTTTCCAAAGATTTGTGTGCCATAGTTTTAATTTTATCCTATTGTGCTACTGCTGGACCCACGTGTACCTATATTTACTTTAAAAAGGAGACACTATgcttgaaagctttttttttttaaattcttggtCGATTTAGATGAGACCTGtcgagtttatgtatatttgtgtgtggATCTCAAATATGGAAATATTTTTCTAGTACATTATGTAGTCTTTAATATATAGTCATTTCACGTGCCTTGTTGGAAGCAAGATGTTTTCTATATGCAAAGTTACATAGTTAATCAGGGTATCACAAAAATTAGGAATGAGAGCCGCATGCAATGAAAGAATaggtgttctaaacccatttgaacaaaagttatgatgtGTTGAGCATTCGCAAGTGAGTCTATATAAAGCTGGGATTCACTCATAACTGTCAGcgtaaaacttttgttcaaatgggtttagaacatgcatTCTCGTTTTATTAAATTTCAATAAAatacctgctaaacacctttaaggcattatgtgcactttgttgatgctgtggctgatgacgatgaagaattatggcagagcactttgtaatgggttggaagcattcaacaacccactcgtgcagttcgcattgtgtgacgcctggttacagaattcgcgttgtgtgacgcttggttgttattttactcttctaccacgctacattacatatgttaatgtggttccttcccgacatgaagcctgtatagggtctttttgcaaagcagtttcaagcaccggcaaggctctgaggtagagtactgggctcccacgcagagggcccaggttcgaacctcgttccatcctggaaattttttatttcgtttttttttttcttatttcgagcggtagtggttacggacaccggtggcggcggaaaactacagcgccaaaaacggccctagttgtgatctcataacagcttttgctgtaaaaaaattggGCCAAATTAGTGACACTAACTGTCGCGTTCTcgtgctgaaacgcccccgcagAAGCTCCCAATTACGCTGCCCGCACTCAAGCTGCGCtccctcttgcctggagcaagatggctgccaaccggtttcccaggcttcacccgctcacgTGGGCACGTGTAGgagacctccactccagaagttctttttcaacctccttggttctTGCTCCAGATTTTTAGGATATATGCTTATTTACTATGTAACACGCTCAGTTTAGGAAAGAAAATATTGCTCCCGACAACACATATGCACTTCAGGCTTATGAAATCAGAGTCAGTACAACCTTGCCCTTGGGCAAGGAGGCTGCTAGCAACATTGTTGACCTTAAGGTTGTTGCTCCGGAGCTCCTTGACAGTGGGCTGCCAGCTGAGCCAATGATCGATAGTCGCCCCAAGGTAACGGACCCTTCTACTGCACTGGATGGGGGAACCTTATAGGGATAGTTGAAGGGCATCAAATTAGGTGATGGCTCCCAGGTGCATGAAGAGAGACTCTGCCTTAGAGGCTGAGAGTGTCCACTCGCACCCAGTCAGAAAGGCATCAACAGTGTTGATGACACATTGAATGGATTGAAGATTGTGTCGCTGAAACGGGCAACCACATGTGAAGAGTGCGATTTTTATCGGCGAAAATGGCTGAATGTGCTTCACAAGGTGTGGGACCAGAGATGAAATTTGGCAACTTTGAGAGCACCAAGTTAAATAATGGGGACTCAATGCAGTGCTCTATTGGACACCAGTCAAAACAAGGTAAGGGTCACTGAGATCAGAGTCAATGTGAACAGGGAGGGAGCAGCCTGCGAGGAAACCCTCGATACAGGAAAGCATCCATCTACACGCACCCAGCTCACATACAGTGTCCAGAATGGATGCATATAGGAGGGGATCAAACGTGCTTTCACATCAAGAAGGAggaggtattcatgttaaaaagatggggcgTGCAAATACACAAGAGAGAACTCGAGACACCACAAACACTGACTGTCAACTAAACAAGGCGCACAGCAGCGCAagagaaggtagacacaaaaacttatctgcgcatgacCAGGCAAAAGGCAATACCTAGGtgaatgaatgtaaggaatatcTCTTAGATATTCCTTACATTCACTGCGTATCTCGCAGTCTAAAGAAAGCGGGAGGTACATATGGCATTAATGTTGGTTTTATGGCtaccaataagctaggtaagatatgtgctgccatgcagagaaagaatgagcaagTAATAGACATGTGAACTGAcgtttgtttcataaaacataccaacaaatttactgattgacgtacaggtgtggtgtataaggttcctttctttttccactctttttcgtctgtccctgttttttagcgctttgaagttgtgtcatgatgtcttacaaactcgcccaagcttccgtgcttctaaggTTCCTTTTAGCTACATCCGCTTCTACATAGGAAAGTCAGGTCGCTGTGCCAACCAGCAATTAATAACATAAGAAATTGCTAACCGGAGCCTCACCATCTaacctatctttacattgtcgagagtgtaaatgcatgCCAAAACtcgatgaatgtgcagttttatacaggcacaggaatgaagaaacatgTCTAATAGTTGAGGCACGGTGTATCGATAATAGTGATAGCGCATGCGTAAACCAACCACTGATTAACTTtcgtagataataataatatctggggtttaacgtcccaaacccacgatatgattatgagagacgccgtagtggagggctctggaaatttcgaccacctggggttctttaatgtgcacctaaatctaggtacacgggcttcaaacatttccacctccatcgaaaatgcagccgccgcggtcacGATTCGATCCCGCAGATTAACTTGCATAGAGAGGAAATTAAACGCCTAAACAGTTATCCCTCACGTAGGCCACTATGCATGCCGGACTGATAGGTATTGCCTCTTGCtagggcatgcgcagataagttttcgtgtccacctttttttcttgctgctgtgcacctttttcagttgttagttggcgtatGTGGTGtcttgtcttgacttctctcttgtgtccgtgtttgcatgccccgtCTTTTTAACGTCAATACCTACCAGCTCAGCCCTCTGTCATTCTAAGAGAAGGAGGTGTCTTGCCACTCCTTTCGCTCTGTCCTCCTCCACCGTCACAACCACATCGGCAACCGAGTCGACTGTAGAGCGGCCGGAACGGAAGCCGCTATGCCAGGGCAAAAGTGTTGAGTGCCAAAGCGACCCAGTGGAGTTGTCGGAGGGCCACAACCTCCATGGTTTTTCTGTGAGAGAAGCCAGTTGGCATAAATAGGGATCGGAAGCCAACTTTCCTCTCTTGAACGGTAGAAGCATGAGCGCTTTTTTCCAAGTAGCAAATTCAGCAGTACAGAGCAAGCAAATCTCAATCAGGATACCCTCCGTCAGAAAGCACTGCTCAGCAAGGAAAACTTCTGACATGTTGAGGGCAGGGAGGGTCAGAATTCTGGAGTGTCGAAGTGGCCGGGGAGGAGGAGTAAACTTGCCTACAAGAATTTCTGCCCCGGTGGTTTTTCTCATTAAGAGTGCAATGAAGAGGGCAGGGCAGTCAGTGGCTCTCGGGCAGAGAATGGCTGAAAAGATCCGCCAGGGGTTGAAGTTGTTTCAAAGCTCGTCACTAGAAAAGCAAAGGCTGCTCCCAGCTTCCGTTGCGCCAGTGTTTAGCATGCCGGTGGCAGACAGCATCAAGGTGGTTGTTGCACATCCTGTGTCCTTATTTGCGACACTGTTACAGTGGGCACCCTGTGGCCCCACAGGGTGCTCACTGGAACAGTGTAAAGGCAGCGTCAGTGCATTTAGAGAGCGCGGTGAAGAAGTCAATCGTCACTAGCACAGCAGCACGCAGTTCCCTCTGCggatggcagcgaggtctttgcCGCGACTGTCAGCGGTCCCACAGGCCCAGGCGCTGTGGTGTAAATTAAAATCCCCGCAGATAACGGAGTCGGGAAACTTTTTCTTGGGCGCCGCCATTTTTAAAGCTGAAGCGGAAAcgtcatagaaaaaaaaaatgcttatgaGGTTAGCGGTTTCTTTTACTAGATGCTGAGGTGAGAAAGAGCTTTCCGCCCGACCGAAATAATTTTATTTATGACCGAATTCAATGAGAGTTGCTGACGAAGCAGAtaaatgtgcgcatgcgcagattgtGTCCTGAGCTCCACGTGAGTCGCCGGCGCCTTCGGGAAGATTGGCGATGATGGAGCATTGCGGTGAAGCGTAACTCGCAGCGCAGGAGGCCCCTTGCAAAGCTCGCCACTCGGCGCACAGCGATGGCGTTCAAGACTTTGCGTCGGGCCCTGAGCCAGCTGTTGCTGCTGACGATCGGGACATGCTTGGGCCTCTGGATGTGTCTCAAGATCGGCGTTCAGCTGCTATTTAAAGGGAAGTCCGTACTGACGCCCAAACAGCGCCCCGAAGAGCCGGCCTGTCTACGCGATCCGGCTTTGGGATCCCACGAATTCGTTACGTTAGAGGTGTGTAATGTCATTTTCGATCGCATTGCTGCTTCGGTTGCCGTGATAGCTTCGTGCGTGAATGAAGTGAGCGCGTTTTTCATGATTGTCGCAGACTATGTAGTACGTAGCCGATTGTGTTTGGGCAAGACATGTGTGCTCACATCAGCATCAGTCAAATCTGAAACTTGCTCTCACCGTGAATTGTACTCGGTTAATCGCATGTCAGTGGTTAACTCGagctttgtttttctctctgttCGTGCATGTGAGCGTGCAATCGATCGTTATCGCAACCGGCGCTCCTAGCGCCCTTCAAATACACGGGGCCCTGACGTTTGTCCAATTACAGCCATTGCGTAACGTCTCGAGAGAACGTGTCGCCCTTCGTACGTAGTCCCTTCCTCAAGAACTGCTCTCTCGGCTTAGAAGGGTTCTAATCTCTGAGCGAGGCGGTGTTTTGAACGCCGCACGCAGGCGCGGTTATcaagtagacccccccccccctatcgccGTAACCCCAGCTGATTGCAAATTTTATCGCATCTGTCGCATCCGCAGTCACCGATGCGAGCCGATGCAGTAACTCGACCGCTATGCAGCTGTCACCGCTCTGACGAGGCATGTCCGATTAAGTTATTGATGCGCTGCCGGTTCCGAGCCAGCGGGGTTTCTTTTCCCCGCCTGTCACAAaagttttgttttattgtttCGATCGCGTGCTCCAGCAGCCCTCCCCCAACTGGGTGACTGACGGACGCCCACGGGCGAATTCAAGCACACGCAGACTGAGCAGAAATGAAAACTGCGACCGCCAACTGGATTTTTGCTGGTCTGTGATGTTTtcatttcgctctctctctctatcgctgTGGCGCCCTTGTGTATGCGGTGTGCCCGCCTTGGAGGAGTCGACGTGGGCGTGTAATGCGTCTGCAGCTGGAGCGCGCTACGACCTGTCAAGTCGTTCTCTGCTCATTCGTTCGTTCGCGGCATCGACGCTGCCATCGCGTCTTCGTTTGTTTTTATTTCGCTTCCCGTGCCCGTCTGGCCCGTCACGGCCGGAGGGCGACTACGTACTAGGTGCGCGCGGGAAACTTGAACACGGCCACTCAGGGGCAACGGTATAATGAAGGCGTCCGCGTGGCAGGAAGACTAACAAAAAAGAGGATGTGGGCCGGTCTTTTGATGATGGCATCGTGTTTAATCTttcatattattattttttttactcttgCCATCTAGCCTAACATAACACAGGTAAGAGTGAGCACTATCAACATTAAGAAAGCTCCGTGTGTAACCTCATTTTAGGGTTCGCCTAATTGATGTTAAATTGTAGACATTTATGGTAGGAAACTCTGTGGTGGCAACCTTCCCCAGAACGTTGCTGTCAGGTGACATCATCAAGGCGTGTTTTATCATTTTCTCTGGCATTTGTAAGCATCTCGGTGGTTTTCAGTGGTTACAGCCCAACGGAAAGCGCTTACCGTGACCACTGAATACACCTCTCTCGCATGAAAATTTCACAAAGTCGCAATTTTTTCTATACGTACAGTCTTCCATGTTGGCTTCACATCTTGTCCTAGTGGGAGATTTTACTCCACCACTGTGAAATgcttcaacgaagccttcatagaaagtgcTTTCCTTTGGAATTTGTGTTGTACTGCCGGTACGACGGGTTCACGTCAGATATGCTCAGATTCTGCAAGCACGTGTCAGTGTGGAAGGCACATGTGGCCCCAGCTCGATAAAACTTTACTGAAGATGTACCATGTATAGACAGAACCATTGGTTGCCTGTATTCGATTACGTGATCAAACTAAGACGATTTTAGTGCTGCCAGGTCAGCGTGTGCTAAGTTGACTCGCCTTTTAGCTACATGCCACACCTGTCacttcatgttaaagagacaaggtgtgcaaacacagacacaacagagaagtcaagacacctcaaacaccaactaacaactgaaaaggcgcacaacggtggaaaagaaagaaggcaagaaaacgcccatgcaataggtgaacctatcaatccggcacacctGGTGGTCTATGTGAGAGATAAatattcagacacttgatttttttatttatgcaggtTAATTGATGTCACTTCAACTGTCACTTCAATTATgtagaaatgaagaaaaagaaaggtcctTAACACAGTGGGTAGGACCTTTGAGTGCATGGCCCTGGATTCAAAGCCAAGCATCACCAAGAAAATTTTTTATTTTATGCATTACTCTGTAACAATTTCATTCATGCGATCCAGAAATGGACAGACGCACCGTTTTCGTGTTCATTTGGCATTGAAACActtaaacattttaaaaaaaaatgcaaactgATTGCTATGCTCTGCATAGCAAAAactaaagagaaataaacaaTTGTACAATATGAATACAACTTCTAAACTTGTCAAGGAGTAAATCATGTGCAAAtcctataaaaaagaaaaaaattaaatgtgtAAATATTACTTCCGAAATACAATAATTAGTGATGTGTGCATCAGGAGCTTGGTGCAGTACAGTTGAAAAAATAAAGAGGATCTAGCCAACTAGTTTGCTTTAAGACTGGCTGTGTAAATTTAAGAAACATTGGAGCATTTTCTTGGCACATATACGAGGCCGGTTTAAAGATAACAAAGTATACGACAGAAGAAAATACTCCATTCTACATAAATGTAAGCATTTTCCTCCAGCCATAAAAAAAAGACTGGAAAGCAATCCACATGGCTCACCGCATTGTGTGCTGCTTTTCTTTTCCTCCCATTGTTTGCCGACCACTTCATCTCGCTTGACGTCTTGAAGACGGCTGTCCTCTTCGGGTCCacttccttcgttctttcttaACCAGAACACTTAAGGAATGTTTCTTAGGTGGCCACACCCTAGTTCTCACCTTTTAATGATATCCGTATGAAATAAGTTGTTCAGGTAGTTGCTCTTAACCTCGTGAAGAGTgatatttttccttttttggcaAGTAAATTTCATGTGGTAATGCAGGGATGAGGcagcttttcttttatttatttctggcTTTAGAATGTTTTTTCATTATCCACACCctgcatgctcttttttttttttgctcatgtgCACGTTTTATAAAGAAAAAATTTCTCATACGCTGTCAAGAATATGTCAGTGAACTTATTTGCAAAGGGGGCTTCATCTGCGCACATATGTCGTCACAGTTACCGATCAGTTGTCAGCATATGCTAAGACGTGCAACAAAAACCACCCGAACAATGCAACAGCACCCAAATCATCCAACATTCTCtgttattaaaaaaaacaattgagTTTAATTTCAGAACTCAATTGCCATTTTTACAGTGGcagaataataaaaataggtaatCAATAATTAACATTAGCACTGAGGCATCTATCGAAGTTATAGCCTTTAAACGTATAGATGCATGTATCACGTTAAGGCAGGTAGGTGTACAGTTCCAGCCGTGTACTAAAATCTGAAATAATAGGGAAGTCTTTTCAGTGATTGATGTTTGCGTCATATCCAGTATTCCACTTGATAGCCTAGCCAATATTGTAGTTGACATTAAAAGAATACAATGGACCTGGGCAGTTCAGTTAACTATTGGACATTTAGAGCCACGGAATGGATATTAAGGTACGGGAAATGTAGCTGCCAATGGCAGAGACTTAGAGGGTGCGACTTGTCCCGTAAATCGGGTGGCAATCGCCAGGCAGATTCCAAGGGTTGACGTATCAGCCCCCCGAAGTGCACCacaaaagcgcggacaatttagagtagctccttttagtgcaccagcgaacgccggttgtggtccaaagaccgagtcagagccaagagttgataacaaaaatatacTCTCAGTTACTGCggtacaaatatcacaaacacatgcacactcggctggtatcaactACAACTCACAATACAACTTAGATGTTGTCTGACACAGTGGGAACAAACAGATCAcatgctacaaatgcaatctcatgcattaaaaactattcaaggacagttaaagtcc
Protein-coding regions in this window:
- the LOC119373538 gene encoding zinc finger protein 79, producing the protein MEAIDSDYSTSDDDENISPDDLEVMERTAPVRPYKYKYKCPLCPKAFGTARDMGIHVRRHEGCKPYTCKDCDKAFCTPFELDQHARTHTGERPYKCPTCACAFATLSTMHRHANAHRKANSVMYRCSVCPSIFRYATSCTAHERTHREDCRHRCKTCGRVFPQAFNLKRHMRLHDSNKTHSCDTCERSFYNKEHLDAHVQSCGKFRKCEVCGKGFREEAQLEAHIASQHDLATELSEEDGESAACVGDSTFEQEQADDQSSSEDGSGSNDTLSDDQIRAKSGWSIRLRARGRTNAPRPPQDPVNATAEMARCPHKTRNVAARGILLRYHKSMSPGNVGQMRQARTLAKLQTAPKKQADLSISARTATVYLRSGVP